DNA sequence from the Tissierella sp. MB52-C2 genome:
TTATTACAATTTATAACTAACTTTCCTAATTCCTCATATCCCTTACAGTAAAACTCCCTATTCATAAAGTTTTCATCTTCTTCCAAGGCTGCCAATAATACTGCTATTTTAAATATGGATCCTGGTGGATAGGAGACTTGGACTGCTTTATTATATAGAACCATATCATTTCTAGTAAAATACTGTTCCATATGGTTTGGATTAAAACTTGGACGACTTCCCATGGCTAATATCTCAGCAGATTTAACATCTGCCACTATTACTGACCCATTTATACGGTTTTGATCTAATATTTCTTCTAATTTTTTTTGGATATTATAATCTATGGTTAATTTCACTGCTGAAGGTTCTTCAGAGGATATAGCATTATCGGCATAATAGGAACTACCTAAAACTAAAGATTTAGATTTATCATATTCTACAAATAAAGATTCCCTATCCGATTTATTTAGAAACTCATCATATACTTTTTCTATACCAAATTCTCCTCTATTTTCTGCCTTATTAACATATCCAATTACATGGGATAAGATATTATCTTTAGAATATCTCTCTGTAATATCTACTATAAACATATTGTGGTTGTCTTCTATATCTATTTCTCTCTTTAAAGGAATTTGTACCAGCTTGTTTTGACTTTTCAATACTTCATTCATTTCTGCTAGTGATAAAGTAGTATTTTCCTTTACCTTTTCATATAATTCTTTATTATTTGCTATGATTTCTCCTGGAGCAATTAATACCTTTGTAATATCTCTATTGGTTATGGGAATCCCATTTCTATCATATATGGTTCCTCTTTTAGACATTAAGTTTATTTCTATACTTCTTTGTTTTAATCCTTGGAATTTAAGATCTTCACTATCATATATTTGTATATAATATAATCGCCCTACAAGTCCTAAAAAAATCATAGCAGATATAAAGTAGAAACTTTTTACTCGCGATTTAATCATATTTCTTAATTGTCTAGCCATAAAAAAACCTCCCTAAAATAGTGTTTCCACTTTTAGGAAGATTATTTATTAATTATTCAATATTGAATTGATTTTTGCAACTATTATATCTACAGCAACTTTATTATATCCACCTTCCGGAATTATAATATCTGCATATCTTTTAGTGGGATCTATAAATTGTAAATGAGCCGGTCTTACGGTTTCCATATATTGAAGAATTACTGAATCTAGAGTACGACCTCTGTCTTTAATATCTCTTAATATTCTTCTAATCACTCGCACATCTGAATCTGTATCTACAAATATTTTAATATCTAAAAGATCTCTTATTTCTTCTTCAGTTAATATTAAAATTCCTTCTAAAATAATTATATCCTTTGGCTCCACTATTTCAGTTTCTTCTTTTCTTGTATGTTTTTCAAAATCATAAATAGGTTTTTCAATAGGTTTATTATCTAATAAATCCTTTAAATGCTTTATAAGAAGTTGATTATCAAAGGCAAAGGGATGATCATAATTTGTATTTACCCTTTCCTCAAAGGTTAAATGAGATTGATCTTTATAGTAGGAGTCCTGTTCTATTATGGTAATTTTCTTTTCGTGGATGGATTTAAATATCTCCTTAGATAC
Encoded proteins:
- the udk gene encoding uridine kinase produces the protein MKRPLLIGITGGTGSGKSTVSKEIFKSIHEKKITIIEQDSYYKDQSHLTFEERVNTNYDHPFAFDNQLLIKHLKDLLDNKPIEKPIYDFEKHTRKEETEIVEPKDIIILEGILILTEEEIRDLLDIKIFVDTDSDVRVIRRILRDIKDRGRTLDSVILQYMETVRPAHLQFIDPTKRYADIIIPEGGYNKVAVDIIVAKINSILNN
- a CDS encoding penicillin-binding protein 2, which encodes MARQLRNMIKSRVKSFYFISAMIFLGLVGRLYYIQIYDSEDLKFQGLKQRSIEINLMSKRGTIYDRNGIPITNRDITKVLIAPGEIIANNKELYEKVKENTTLSLAEMNEVLKSQNKLVQIPLKREIDIEDNHNMFIVDITERYSKDNILSHVIGYVNKAENRGEFGIEKVYDEFLNKSDRESLFVEYDKSKSLVLGSSYYADNAISSEEPSAVKLTIDYNIQKKLEEILDQNRINGSVIVADVKSAEILAMGSRPSFNPNHMEQYFTRNDMVLYNKAVQVSYPPGSIFKIAVLLAALEEDENFMNREFYCKGYEELGKLVINCNNIYGHGHISLKDGFAKSCNSVFIQIGKEIGAKKIIDMAKTLGFGEKVGIGLIEEVEGILPEGEELLGPAIGNISIGQGKLEATPLQITNMLLAVANNGIQKDMTIVQGITNKDGRIIKAYNTIDDLKIISNKSSKIVRELLEEVVNTGTAKNIDAKYLGGAAGKTGSAEGTLNGKPTIYGWFAGYFPIDDPQYVITVLVEEANSGSKSALPIFEKISKEIISLNR